From the genome of Candidatus Dadabacteria bacterium, one region includes:
- a CDS encoding type II toxin-antitoxin system VapB family antitoxin, translating to MRTTVTIDDELLTKARKLTGIKGQSELVNRGLKVIIEREAARRLALLGGSEPDLKPIPRRRLKTSK from the coding sequence ATGAGAACCACAGTAACGATTGATGACGAACTGCTTACAAAAGCCCGCAAATTGACGGGTATCAAGGGGCAGTCCGAGTTGGTGAACAGGGGGCTTAAGGTCATTATTGAACGCGAAGCGGCGCGGCGTCTCGCTCTTTTGGGCGGAAGTGAGCCGGATTTGAAACCGATACCCAGACGGCGGTTGAAGACAAGCAAATGA
- a CDS encoding PIN domain-containing protein, translating into MILVDTSVWINHLRSHDALLKNLLVKGGVLTHPFVIGELSMGVFPKRKEVIAGLKEIPLADIMEDEEMLLFIESNSLAGKGIGYVDAHLLGAVSLSKPAKLLTYDKNLHKVASKMGLSANFTH; encoded by the coding sequence ATGATTTTAGTTGATACTTCGGTGTGGATTAACCATTTGCGCTCGCATGATGCCCTGTTAAAAAACCTTCTTGTTAAAGGCGGTGTTTTGACCCATCCGTTTGTTATAGGGGAGTTGTCCATGGGCGTTTTCCCAAAGCGAAAGGAAGTGATTGCTGGGTTGAAAGAGATTCCTCTTGCTGACATTATGGAAGATGAAGAAATGCTTTTATTTATTGAGAGCAACTCCCTTGCGGGAAAGGGAATCGGCTATGTGGACGCCCATCTTCTTGGAGCAGTCTCGCTTTCAAAACCCGCAAAACTTTTGACTTACGACAAGAACCTTCACAAAGTTGCCTCAAAAATGGGGCTGTCCGCAAACTTTACGCACTAA